In a genomic window of Candidatus Tumulicola sp.:
- a CDS encoding GNAT family N-acetyltransferase, which produces MTMQPAVRRATFADSESLAPVFDAYRTFFTGASDPDGSRAFLSDRLQREESVVFGAFDGERTAGFLQLYPLFSSWYAKRQWFLSDLFVDPEYQRRGIARRLLDASTQFARETQSRSVLVELPFSEPHLIKLYEAAGYGRDTVFALYRLTLAGA; this is translated from the coding sequence ATGACGATGCAACCGGCCGTTCGGCGTGCGACCTTTGCCGACAGCGAATCGCTGGCGCCCGTTTTCGACGCGTACCGGACGTTCTTCACCGGCGCCTCCGATCCGGACGGTTCCCGCGCGTTTTTGAGCGACCGCCTCCAACGCGAAGAGTCGGTCGTGTTCGGAGCGTTCGACGGCGAGCGCACCGCCGGTTTCTTGCAGTTGTATCCGCTCTTTTCGTCGTGGTACGCGAAGCGCCAGTGGTTCCTCAGCGACCTGTTCGTCGATCCGGAGTACCAACGCCGCGGAATCGCGCGCAGGTTGCTCGATGCGAGTACGCAGTTCGCGCGCGAAACGCAGTCGCGCTCGGTTCTCGTGGAACTGCCGTTTTCCGAACCGCACTTGATAAAGCTGTACGAAGCGGCCGGCTACGGCCGCGATACGGTGTTCGCGCTCTACCGTTTGACGCTCGCCGGGGCTTAG
- a CDS encoding SprT-like domain-containing protein codes for MPLLPAESDLQLLFARLNYQFFHGEVPDCRIRYNERFSNSAGRITYGVRPMLIELSPKHFRKYPEALEETLTHEMVHAWCYDRYRETGHTPRFRKKLRDCGMTSIYHDLGNVRPLNESSKRYILRCEHCSFEILRKKRPGKPSSCPRCNKHRFDPKFPLTMYEIVETRVVGDTVSGLTAARRG; via the coding sequence ATGCCACTCTTGCCCGCCGAATCCGATCTGCAACTGCTCTTCGCCCGTCTGAACTACCAGTTTTTTCACGGCGAAGTTCCCGACTGCCGGATCCGTTATAACGAACGTTTCTCCAACTCGGCCGGTCGCATAACCTACGGGGTGCGTCCGATGTTGATCGAGCTATCGCCCAAGCACTTTCGCAAATATCCCGAAGCGCTGGAAGAAACGCTGACGCACGAGATGGTGCACGCATGGTGCTACGACCGCTATCGCGAGACCGGGCACACGCCGCGCTTTCGCAAGAAACTGCGCGACTGCGGGATGACGTCGATCTATCACGATCTCGGCAACGTGCGGCCGCTCAACGAATCGTCCAAGCGCTACATTTTGCGGTGCGAACACTGCTCGTTCGAAATCTTGCGTAAGAAGCGCCCGGGAAAGCCGTCGAGCTGCCCGCGCTGTAACAAACATCGCTTCGATCCAAAGTTTCCGTTGACGATGTACGAGATCGTCGAAACGCGCGTCGTCGGCGACACCGTTTCGGGTTTGACGGCCGCGCGGCGCGGCTAA
- the fumC gene encoding class II fumarate hydratase has protein sequence MTITNASAKGTTRVETDSMGKIDVPSDVYYGAQSARSLIHFDIGDGVWPRDVMPKPVIVAMARLKKAAAMVNRDLGKLDAEKADLIVRAADEVVDGKLDRHFPLRVWQTGSGTQTNMNVNEVISNRAIELAGGEMGSKKPIHPNDHVNMSQSSNDTFPTAMHVAAAEAMTGMLPAVEQLRDALDKKAKSWSHIVKVGRTHLQDATPLTLEQEFSGYVNQLDRAMHACKLALEQLYDLAIGGTAVGTGLNAHPEFGERTATTLADLTGLPFRSHPNKFAALASHDDFVFASGALKTLAAALMKIANDIRWLASGPRAGIGELVLPENEPGSSIMPGKVNPTQSEAMTMVCVQVYGNDTAISFGASQGNFELNVFNPVMIYNFLHSTTLLRDACTMFREHAVDGLEANEEQIKKYLDQSLMVVTALSPHIGYDNAAAIAKHAHHHGTTLKEAALSLGHVDEKQYDAIVVPREMTKPK, from the coding sequence ATGACTATCACCAACGCTTCCGCCAAGGGGACCACGCGCGTCGAGACCGACTCGATGGGCAAGATCGACGTTCCCTCCGACGTCTACTACGGCGCGCAATCGGCGCGCTCGTTAATTCATTTCGACATCGGCGACGGCGTTTGGCCGCGCGACGTCATGCCCAAGCCGGTGATCGTCGCTATGGCACGCCTCAAGAAGGCCGCCGCGATGGTCAACCGCGATCTCGGTAAGCTCGACGCCGAAAAGGCCGATCTGATCGTGCGCGCAGCCGACGAAGTCGTCGACGGCAAACTCGACCGGCATTTCCCGCTGCGCGTGTGGCAAACCGGTTCGGGCACGCAAACGAACATGAACGTGAACGAAGTCATTTCGAACCGCGCCATCGAGTTGGCCGGCGGCGAAATGGGATCGAAGAAACCGATCCATCCGAACGACCACGTGAACATGTCGCAGTCCTCCAACGACACGTTCCCGACCGCCATGCACGTGGCCGCCGCCGAGGCGATGACCGGAATGCTGCCGGCCGTGGAGCAGTTACGCGATGCACTCGATAAAAAAGCCAAGAGTTGGTCGCATATCGTCAAGGTCGGAAGAACGCACTTACAAGATGCGACGCCGTTGACGCTCGAGCAAGAGTTCTCGGGCTACGTCAACCAACTCGATCGCGCGATGCACGCTTGCAAACTCGCGCTCGAGCAGCTCTACGATCTCGCCATCGGCGGCACCGCCGTCGGCACCGGCCTCAACGCGCACCCAGAGTTCGGCGAGCGCACGGCTACAACGTTAGCCGACCTGACCGGCCTGCCGTTTCGCTCGCATCCGAATAAGTTTGCGGCGCTCGCGTCGCACGACGATTTCGTATTCGCGTCCGGCGCGCTCAAGACGCTGGCCGCCGCGCTGATGAAAATCGCCAACGACATTCGCTGGCTGGCATCCGGCCCGCGCGCCGGTATCGGCGAGTTGGTTCTGCCGGAGAACGAGCCGGGTAGCTCGATCATGCCGGGTAAAGTCAATCCGACGCAGTCCGAAGCGATGACGATGGTGTGCGTCCAGGTCTACGGCAACGACACCGCCATCTCGTTCGGAGCTTCGCAGGGCAACTTCGAGCTCAACGTGTTCAATCCGGTCATGATCTACAACTTCCTACACTCGACCACGCTGCTGCGCGATGCGTGCACGATGTTCCGCGAACATGCGGTCGACGGGCTGGAAGCCAACGAAGAGCAGATCAAGAAGTATCTCGATCAATCGCTGATGGTCGTCACCGCGCTGTCGCCGCACATCGGATACGATAACGCGGCCGCGATCGCCAAGCACGCCCATCACCATGGCACGACGCTCAAGGAAGCGGCGCTATCGCTCGGTCACGTCGACGAGAAGCAGTACGACGCGATCGTCGTTCCGCGTGAGATGACCAAGCCGAAGTAA